In Clostridium omnivorum, the DNA window GGAATATGAATTTATAACTGATTCTGGCAGATGGTTTTTATATTCTGAAAACCTTGAAGAAGTGTTAGATAGGGTGAAAATAGTATTCGGAGTTGCAGAAGTATGTATAGTTACAGAAGTTGAACCTAACATTGATGCCATAAAAACACAAGCAGTAGAAGAAATTAAAAATAGTGAATTTAATACATTTAAAGTTGAAACCAATAGAGCTAACAAACAATTTAGTGAAATGAATTCTTTGGAGGTTAGCAGAAGTGTTGGTGCACATATTTTAAAAAATGTAGAAGGTTTAAAAGTTGATGTGCATAAACCCCAGTGCATAGTAAATGTTGAAATAAGGGAAAAAGCATATGTATATTCTAAGAGAATAAAAGCAGTGGGTGGATTACCTTATGGAATGAATGGCAGTACTATGCTTATGTTATCCGGAGGGATTGATTCACCTGTAGCTGGATATATGATGGCAAGAAGAGGAGTAGAGGTTAGTTGTGTATACTACCACAGCCATCCATATACTAGTGAAAGAGCAAAAGAAAAAGTGAAAGATTTAGCTAGAATTTTAAAAGGTTATACAGGTTCAATTAAACTCTATGTAGTACCTTTTACAGATATTCAAATGCAGATAATAGAAAAATGCAGAGAAGATGAACTAACCATAATAATGCGAAGATTTATGATGAGAATTGCCTGCAGCTTAGCAAGCAAATATGGTATTCAATCAGTTTCAACAGGTGAGAGTATTGGTCAAGTAGCTAGTCAAACTATGGAGGGGTTGGTAGTTAGTGATGATGTGTCTGATAGACCAGTATTTAGGCCTCTTGTTGCTATGGATAAGGTTGATATAATGGATGTTTCAAGACAGATTGGAACCTATGAAACCTCTATATTGCCTTATGAAGACTGCTGCACGATATTTGTTCCAAAGCATCCGAAAACAAAACCTATCTTAGAGCAAATGAGAAAGGCTGAAGGTGTATTAGAAATAGATAATTTAGTAGAAGAAGCTATAAATAATATGGAAATTTATGATTTATAATATGTTTTTTTGAAAGAAGCAGAGTGTGGACTCTGCTTCTTTTTTATTGTACAATATAAATATATGGAAAATATTTACATATGTTTAATATATGCTATAAATCTTAATTTATAATCATATAATTTTATATAACAATAATAGGGGGGGCGAGTATTTTGAATAAAAGGCTAAAGAGTTTAATAATTACTGTTATTATCATATCCTCGGTTAATGTGAGAATTAAAGCAGATCCGCAGATAGAAAATGGACAAAGTAATAGAATTCAAATTTTCAATGAAAGCACTCAAGGTCAAAGCTTGGAGGAAAAAAAACAGCAATTAGAAAGGGAAATTGAACTCTTAGATTCCCAAATTGAGGACCTGATTCAGAAAATAAATATTGATAATAAGAACATTGAACAAATTCAACTTGAAATAAAAAATTCTGAAGAACAATTAACGCAACTGGAAAAAGAATTAGAAGAAGAGAATGTTCTGTTTAGCAAAAGAGTTAGAACAATGTATATGACTGGAAAGGATAGTTACCTAGAAGCTTTATTAAGTGCAAAAGGAATAAGTGATTTTGCATCAAAGGTAGAAGCTATAAAAAGTATAATGGACAATGATAAAAAGATTTTAGCAAGTTTAAACAATAAAAAGCTTGAAATAAAAAATAAGCAAACTGTTCTTAGTGAAAAAAATGAAAAGTTGCTTAACTTAAAGGCAGATAACGAGGAAAAGCTAAAAAGTTTAAATGATTCTAAGAATGCCCAAAAGCTTTTATTAGATCAAATAAAGA includes these proteins:
- a CDS encoding NlpC/P60 family protein, translated to MNKRLKSLIITVIIISSVNVRIKADPQIENGQSNRIQIFNESTQGQSLEEKKQQLEREIELLDSQIEDLIQKINIDNKNIEQIQLEIKNSEEQLTQLEKELEEENVLFSKRVRTMYMTGKDSYLEALLSAKGISDFASKVEAIKSIMDNDKKILASLNNKKLEIKNKQTVLSEKNEKLLNLKADNEEKLKSLNDSKNAQKLLLDQIKTEQQSSQAKVEIQFNVDDILKQIDSNQNEMEGLSSERKDILKFAVKHMGIPYHWGGTSPEIGFDCSGFTQYVFGNFGVRLGRTTYDQLNNGIQVSKSELKPGDLVLFGYSGSPHHVGIYIGNNCYIHSPRTGDVIRIAPLDRTDFLIGVKVL
- the thiI gene encoding tRNA uracil 4-sulfurtransferase ThiI, translating into MRKLILVKCASEIFLKGLNRNKFEKKLKDNIKKVLEGMEYEFITDSGRWFLYSENLEEVLDRVKIVFGVAEVCIVTEVEPNIDAIKTQAVEEIKNSEFNTFKVETNRANKQFSEMNSLEVSRSVGAHILKNVEGLKVDVHKPQCIVNVEIREKAYVYSKRIKAVGGLPYGMNGSTMLMLSGGIDSPVAGYMMARRGVEVSCVYYHSHPYTSERAKEKVKDLARILKGYTGSIKLYVVPFTDIQMQIIEKCREDELTIIMRRFMMRIACSLASKYGIQSVSTGESIGQVASQTMEGLVVSDDVSDRPVFRPLVAMDKVDIMDVSRQIGTYETSILPYEDCCTIFVPKHPKTKPILEQMRKAEGVLEIDNLVEEAINNMEIYDL